The Methanosphaera sp. BMS genome contains a region encoding:
- the cca gene encoding CCA tRNA nucleotidyltransferase produces the protein MIIIYDEILADIKPTIEQRKRILKFSDNLMNIILEYAKELNLDVECRLVGSMAKKTSLKSKADIDIFMTFPLEYSEEKLKEYGLLLGEYCIDKAGGKAEKRYASHPYMTGLIEEFEIDFVPCYRISDSSQLKSAVDRTILHTDYIQSHMSDGQADEVLLLKKFMSAINTYGANYKVSGFSGYLCELLILEYDSFENVLKNASEWRLHQEIDLENYGTCKNFKDALIAIDPTDKNRNVAAALTMQKFSEFIVASRNYLKNPSPEYFKDRKVKTDRIELINEFNDRNTTCLMLSFNMPQLPTDVIYPQVNKTCNSLEKISNSHDFKVLKAKYYIDDNNRAHILIEYEVATLSKLKLHYGPLVTDVKNTENFIARHPDCYVKDKKWVVLKNRKYTHSIELLEDMLKEENMHMLKLGKNAKEELLKEYELEYINDYINDMDESEFMDIYTFLHPNYRLIR, from the coding sequence GTGATTATTATATATGATGAAATATTAGCCGACATTAAGCCTACTATTGAACAAAGAAAGAGAATCCTAAAGTTTAGTGATAATCTGATGAATATCATACTAGAATATGCCAAAGAATTAAATCTTGACGTTGAATGCAGGCTTGTCGGGTCAATGGCCAAAAAAACCTCACTCAAATCAAAGGCGGACATAGACATATTCATGACATTTCCACTGGAGTACAGCGAAGAAAAGCTGAAGGAATACGGTTTGCTGTTAGGTGAATATTGTATAGATAAAGCAGGCGGCAAAGCTGAAAAAAGATATGCATCACACCCCTATATGACCGGCCTTATAGAAGAATTTGAAATAGACTTTGTGCCGTGCTATAGAATCAGTGATTCAAGCCAGCTTAAGTCGGCGGTTGACAGGACGATACTGCATACCGATTACATTCAGTCACATATGAGCGACGGGCAAGCGGATGAAGTGCTGCTTCTCAAAAAGTTCATGAGTGCAATAAACACCTACGGCGCCAATTACAAGGTAAGCGGTTTTTCAGGATACCTGTGCGAACTGCTGATACTGGAATATGACAGCTTTGAAAACGTGCTGAAGAATGCATCCGAGTGGAGGTTGCATCAAGAGATTGACCTGGAAAACTACGGCACATGCAAAAACTTCAAGGACGCATTAATAGCAATAGATCCTACAGACAAAAACAGGAATGTGGCGGCTGCGTTGACCATGCAGAAATTCTCGGAATTTATCGTCGCTTCAAGAAACTACCTTAAAAATCCATCACCGGAATACTTCAAGGACAGAAAGGTCAAAACAGACAGGATTGAACTGATAAATGAATTCAATGATAGAAATACCACCTGTCTAATGCTGTCATTCAATATGCCCCAGCTACCGACAGACGTAATATATCCGCAGGTCAACAAGACATGCAATTCACTGGAGAAAATATCAAACAGCCATGACTTTAAGGTATTGAAGGCAAAATACTACATCGACGACAATAATAGAGCCCATATCCTGATTGAATATGAAGTTGCGACATTATCCAAGCTGAAACTGCATTATGGTCCTTTGGTGACGGATGTCAAAAACACCGAAAACTTCATAGCCAGACATCCCGATTGCTATGTTAAAGACAAGAAATGGGTCGTATTGAAAAATAGAAAGTATACCCACAGCATAGAACTGTTGGAAGACATGCTAAAAGAAGAAAATATGCACATGCTGAAGCTTGGAAAAAATGCAAAAGAAGAGCTGTTGAAAGAATATGAACTGGAATATATCAACGACTACATAAATGATATGGATGAAAGCGAATTTATGGATATTTATACCTTTTTACATCCAAATTACAGGTTAATCAGATAA
- the cbiT gene encoding precorrin-6Y C5,15-methyltransferase (decarboxylating) subunit CbiT — protein sequence MMFFDITPDDEFYKCENVPGPTKEEIRALVISKVCLTDEDVVVDVGCGTGGLTLEFAKRARKVYSIDINSDAIKTTRKNLEKFGLENKVEILEEEGLSAIDRIEDFTKLMIGGSGGNLKNIIETGYLKLPVGGKIIITSIVLETATESVEMLKELGANPEVVNINVSRGTILDRGVMMKALNPITIVSARKE from the coding sequence ATGATGTTTTTTGACATTACACCAGATGATGAGTTTTATAAATGTGAAAATGTTCCTGGTCCAACAAAAGAGGAAATACGGGCATTAGTAATTAGTAAGGTATGTTTAACTGATGAGGATGTTGTTGTTGATGTTGGATGTGGAACCGGTGGTTTAACATTGGAATTTGCTAAAAGAGCTAGAAAAGTATACAGTATCGACATAAATAGTGATGCAATAAAAACAACCAGAAAAAACTTGGAAAAATTCGGATTAGAAAATAAGGTAGAAATACTGGAAGAGGAAGGATTATCTGCAATTGACCGCATTGAAGACTTTACGAAATTAATGATTGGTGGAAGTGGCGGTAATCTTAAAAATATTATAGAGACAGGTTATCTTAAGTTACCTGTCGGTGGAAAGATAATTATTACCTCCATCGTTCTTGAAACAGCTACTGAAAGTGTTGAAATGTTAAAAGAATTAGGAGCCAACCCTGAAGTTGTAAATATAAACGTTTCAAGAGGTACCATCCTAGATCGTGGAGTGATGATGAAAGCATTAAATCCTATAACCATTGTCAGTGCAAGAAAAGAATAA
- a CDS encoding phage holin family protein, whose product MNRRNIEELKKTPGLSLKRYLILFIANLIGLYIISFGLDFTISNLFNVVLFIFFISVFNAALWPIITKVFMPFLVWTFGIGSLILNGGIFAFFGPFFGLKITGWGIILAPLTVALITVILSTILMMDDDGAYYQAVLREAQIIRGEDVKKYPGVIIVEIDGLAYDVLCEAIDNGYMPTIKSMIDNKSHSLKKWETDLSSQTGASQAGILHGNNEDITAFRWIEKENDNQMMQCSGVTKVKILEDRISDGNGLLVDNGASRSNLFSGDTDNVIFTFSKITDLRKLYNGAWFSIFSNPSDFARIVVLVIEDMIHEIYSQLKHKILNIQPRISRGITYIPTRAGTNVFMREINTKTLIGDILVGDIDVAYSTYLGYDEIAHHSGVRDEDAFYALKGMDRQIKRLLDGNNYSPRDYQFVIQSDHGQTNGATFKQRYGQSFEDFVKSLLPQDISLYAKMSSNEDHFAEVYVPFSDQIEKIKNRSKEDEKKELSESELIVLASGNLAMIYLTQWSHRLTYEEINRMFPEFIHEIVNNEYIGFILVKSSEKGDMAIAKNGTYYLDTDEIEGENPLEGFGKNIVQHLKRSSRFKYTPDILVNSFYDAEKDEVCAFEELVGSHGGVGGSQSEPFILYPSDWIVPDEEIVGAENIYKILKTNLENIKENNKMESN is encoded by the coding sequence ATGAATAGGAGAAATATTGAAGAACTTAAAAAAACACCGGGACTATCACTCAAAAGATATCTGATACTTTTTATTGCAAATTTAATCGGATTGTATATAATTAGTTTTGGGTTGGATTTTACCATCAGCAATCTTTTTAATGTGGTATTGTTCATATTTTTCATAAGTGTCTTCAACGCTGCATTATGGCCTATTATAACAAAGGTATTTATGCCATTTCTAGTTTGGACCTTTGGAATTGGGTCTCTAATTTTAAATGGGGGGATATTTGCCTTTTTCGGACCATTTTTTGGCTTGAAGATTACTGGATGGGGAATAATTCTTGCACCATTAACTGTAGCACTAATAACGGTAATCTTATCAACCATATTGATGATGGATGATGATGGGGCATATTACCAGGCAGTATTAAGAGAAGCTCAAATAATAAGGGGGGAAGATGTTAAAAAATATCCCGGAGTGATAATTGTAGAAATAGATGGTCTTGCATATGATGTCTTATGTGAGGCTATCGACAATGGATATATGCCAACCATTAAATCCATGATAGACAATAAAAGTCATTCACTTAAAAAATGGGAAACGGATTTGTCTTCACAGACAGGAGCCAGCCAAGCAGGTATTCTTCATGGAAATAATGAGGACATCACAGCTTTCAGATGGATTGAAAAAGAAAATGACAATCAAATGATGCAATGTTCAGGAGTTACAAAAGTCAAAATACTCGAAGATAGGATATCGGATGGAAATGGATTGCTTGTTGATAATGGAGCAAGTAGATCCAATCTATTTTCAGGTGATACAGACAATGTGATTTTCACTTTCAGTAAAATAACGGATTTGAGAAAACTATATAACGGGGCATGGTTTTCAATTTTTTCAAATCCAAGCGATTTCGCACGTATAGTTGTCTTGGTCATTGAAGATATGATTCATGAAATATACTCCCAACTTAAACATAAGATATTAAACATCCAACCAAGAATTTCACGTGGAATCACTTACATTCCAACAAGAGCCGGAACCAACGTATTTATGAGGGAAATCAACACTAAAACACTTATTGGAGACATACTGGTTGGAGATATTGACGTGGCATATTCCACTTATTTGGGTTATGATGAAATTGCCCACCATTCAGGGGTAAGAGATGAGGATGCATTCTATGCTCTTAAAGGAATGGATAGGCAGATAAAACGTTTATTGGATGGAAACAACTATTCTCCAAGGGATTATCAATTCGTAATTCAATCTGATCATGGTCAAACAAATGGTGCAACATTCAAACAAAGATATGGACAATCCTTTGAGGACTTTGTCAAATCCCTTCTTCCTCAAGACATTAGTCTCTATGCAAAGATGTCTTCAAATGAAGACCATTTTGCCGAAGTTTACGTTCCATTTTCGGATCAGATTGAAAAAATTAAAAACAGAAGCAAGGAAGATGAAAAAAAGGAACTATCAGAATCAGAACTCATTGTTCTGGCATCAGGAAATCTTGCAATGATTTATCTAACCCAATGGAGTCATAGACTAACATATGAAGAAATAAACAGAATGTTTCCAGAATTTATTCATGAAATCGTCAATAATGAATACATAGGCTTTATTTTAGTCAAATCATCTGAAAAAGGTGACATGGCAATAGCTAAAAACGGAACATATTACTTGGATACCGATGAGATAGAAGGAGAAAATCCTCTTGAAGGCTTTGGAAAGAACATAGTTCAACATTTAAAAAGAAGCAGTCGCTTTAAATACACGCCAGACATTTTAGTCAACAGTTTTTATGATGCCGAAAAGGATGAGGTTTGTGCATTTGAAGAATTGGTTGGAAGCCATGGAGGAGTTGGAGGAAGCCAATCAGAACCATTCATATTATATCCTTCAGATTGGATAGTTCCTGATGAGGAAATTGTGGGTGCAGAAAACATCTACAAGATATTAAAAACAAATTTAGAAAACATTAAGGAAAATAATAAAATGGAAAGTAATTAA
- a CDS encoding thermonuclease family protein produces the protein MVNLTKKITCLMIILISFMFISATSAYTGTGFSHDIPDNYYGSFSTEDILNKYNNTYLTSEKRSVCTQVVDGDTIYLANGEKVRLVGVNTPERGVKGYQASKNFVSKLCLNKEVGINVDDRKYRDKYGRTLAVVIVDGKNLNEMLLKEHLAEVMYIPPSEFTPQKWTDGGTQTAQITATTQPSQQSNNNIQSTAKKQSTSSDTSSYIGNSNSYKFHKADCEAVSKMSEKNKVILNSRDDAINSGYKPCKICNP, from the coding sequence ATGGTAAATTTAACTAAAAAGATAACATGTCTTATGATAATACTTATATCATTCATGTTTATATCTGCCACTTCGGCATATACAGGTACGGGTTTTAGTCATGACATACCTGATAATTACTACGGTTCATTTTCCACGGAGGACATATTGAACAAATACAACAACACATACCTGACAAGTGAAAAAAGAAGTGTATGTACACAGGTAGTCGATGGAGACACGATATACTTGGCAAATGGAGAAAAGGTGAGACTTGTTGGTGTAAACACCCCTGAAAGAGGAGTTAAGGGTTATCAGGCCTCCAAGAATTTTGTTTCAAAGTTATGCTTGAACAAGGAGGTAGGCATAAACGTTGACGACAGAAAATACCGGGACAAGTATGGCAGGACATTGGCCGTGGTAATAGTTGACGGTAAAAACCTTAATGAAATGCTTTTAAAGGAGCATCTGGCTGAAGTGATGTATATACCTCCAAGTGAGTTTACACCACAGAAATGGACTGATGGCGGTACTCAAACAGCCCAGATTACTGCTACAACACAGCCATCCCAACAATCAAACAATAATATACAATCAACTGCAAAAAAGCAGTCAACCTCAAGTGACACCTCATCATATATCGGAAATTCCAATTCATACAAGTTTCATAAAGCAGACTGTGAGGCTGTCTCAAAGATGAGCGAGAAAAACAAGGTCATCCTCAACTCAAGGGATGATGCGATAAACAGCGGTTACAAGCCATGTAAGATTTGTAACCCATAA
- a CDS encoding aminoacetone oxidase family FAD-binding enzyme, with amino-acid sequence MKLYNTVIVGGGASGILAAIYLNDSNSILLEKNNILAKKMLITGGGRCNITNNASFNEYMKCYYNSGNYYRQAFTNFFNKDIIRLLEENNCKTKVEEDNKVFPVSDSSKTVVNTLIDVLKKSNTKFQVNCRVTEINKIDEHFIINYNGKKIKSRNVILSTGSSSFPSTGSNGDGYLFAEKLGHDIPDTMGGLCPIEIEEKWINKLQGITVDVDIEIKADNKRIVKDHASLLFTHKGLSGHTILDNSMKIESSLRKNKKLMIFIDLAKDYSYEQLDKTLQDDFKNNPKKHLKGYLHKYLPKNMTSVFMDAINIEDKTLNQTTKQDRIVLRDNLKKLKLNIKRVCSDEAIVENSGIRQKEVDPNTCESKIVPGLYITGELIEGCGICGGFNLQKAFSTGVLAACSINGRYLDD; translated from the coding sequence ATGAAGTTATATAATACCGTTATTGTTGGAGGAGGTGCCAGTGGCATTCTGGCCGCCATTTATTTAAATGATTCAAATAGCATTCTCCTGGAAAAAAACAATATTCTAGCTAAAAAGATGTTAATTACCGGTGGTGGTCGTTGTAATATAACAAATAATGCCTCATTTAATGAGTACATGAAATGTTATTATAATTCTGGTAATTATTACAGGCAAGCATTTACAAACTTCTTTAACAAGGATATCATCCGTTTACTTGAAGAAAACAATTGTAAGACAAAGGTTGAAGAGGATAACAAGGTATTTCCTGTTAGCGATAGTTCCAAGACTGTAGTAAATACCCTGATTGACGTACTTAAAAAGTCAAATACAAAGTTCCAAGTAAATTGCAGGGTAACGGAGATTAATAAAATAGATGAACATTTTATCATAAATTATAACGGCAAGAAAATTAAGTCAAGAAACGTCATATTATCAACCGGAAGCAGCAGCTTTCCAAGTACCGGCTCAAACGGTGACGGATACCTGTTTGCAGAGAAATTGGGTCATGATATTCCTGACACCATGGGTGGATTATGTCCAATTGAAATAGAAGAAAAATGGATTAATAAACTTCAAGGGATCACAGTGGATGTTGATATTGAGATAAAGGCCGACAATAAACGCATAGTAAAGGATCATGCTTCATTGTTATTTACACATAAAGGACTTAGCGGCCATACGATACTTGACAACAGTATGAAGATTGAAAGCAGCCTCAGAAAGAATAAGAAGTTAATGATATTCATAGATTTGGCTAAGGACTACAGCTATGAACAGCTCGACAAGACACTGCAGGATGACTTTAAAAACAATCCTAAGAAGCATTTGAAGGGTTATTTGCATAAATATCTTCCAAAGAACATGACCAGCGTATTCATGGATGCCATTAATATTGAGGACAAGACACTGAATCAAACTACAAAACAGGACCGGATAGTTTTACGGGACAATCTCAAGAAGTTAAAGTTAAACATCAAAAGAGTGTGTTCGGATGAGGCCATTGTGGAAAACAGTGGCATCAGACAAAAAGAAGTTGATCCCAATACATGTGAATCAAAAATCGTGCCTGGATTGTATATTACAGGAGAATTGATTGAAGGATGTGGAATATGTGGGGGATTCAATCTTCAGAAAGCATTTTCAACAGGTGTATTGGCGGCTTGCAGTATTAATGGGAGATATTTAGATGATTAG
- a CDS encoding class I SAM-dependent methyltransferase: MISISYDRRQYQEDMIDNIESFDNVVELGCHVGTSTKIISRLCQDATVYAFDNSPESVDAMNNLGIEYKNIIFECMDVRDKDVLYDFAKSHTDIDVLCIDLGGGYHPDTVFKVFYLWSSFLKPKVTLIRNRGLADFVNSSKSIEKIFSSDGYLSSCAYDVIPDELK; this comes from the coding sequence ATGATTAGTATAAGTTACGATAGAAGACAGTACCAGGAGGATATGATTGACAACATTGAAAGCTTTGACAATGTGGTCGAACTGGGTTGTCATGTAGGTACATCCACCAAGATAATATCCAGATTATGTCAGGATGCGACTGTATACGCCTTTGACAACAGCCCGGAAAGTGTGGATGCCATGAATAATCTTGGAATTGAATATAAAAATATCATATTTGAATGTATGGATGTTAGGGATAAAGATGTTTTGTACGACTTTGCTAAATCACATACTGATATTGACGTATTATGTATTGATTTAGGCGGAGGTTATCATCCTGATACTGTTTTTAAGGTATTTTATTTATGGTCTTCATTTTTAAAGCCAAAAGTTACATTGATTAGAAATAGAGGATTGGCTGATTTTGTAAATTCATCAAAAAGCATTGAAAAGATTTTCTCTAGTGATGGATATCTATCTTCATGTGCATATGATGTCATACCGGATGAACTTAAATAA
- the pgsA gene encoding CDP-alcohol phosphatidyltransferase family protein has protein sequence MNDKLRPKTNKITGEIGQKIDIDPNIVTIIGLLISIFAGVLYASGNLGAGALFIIISGFCDVIDGAIARSHNRRTKFGGFLDSVCDRFADAAIIIGIIYSGYVDPVLGALAIHASLTVSYIRSRAESEGLNCTVGIAERAERLLIIIVGSFIAAILGGSHNVMAITIGLLTVLSYITVFQRVNYVWNELN, from the coding sequence AAAATTACTGGTGAAATTGGCCAGAAAATAGACATCGATCCAAACATCGTAACGATTATAGGATTACTTATCAGTATATTTGCTGGTGTATTATATGCATCAGGTAATTTAGGGGCAGGGGCTTTATTTATAATCATTAGTGGATTTTGTGATGTTATTGATGGAGCTATAGCTCGTTCACACAATCGTAGGACAAAGTTCGGTGGATTTTTAGATTCAGTATGTGATCGTTTTGCCGATGCGGCAATAATAATAGGTATCATCTACAGTGGATATGTGGATCCGGTCTTAGGTGCACTTGCAATACATGCATCATTGACCGTTAGTTATATCCGTTCACGTGCCGAAAGTGAGGGATTAAACTGTACTGTAGGTATAGCTGAAAGAGCTGAAAGATTACTTATTATAATCGTAGGTTCATTTATAGCTGCAATACTTGGCGGATCACATAATGTTATGGCAATAACCATTGGACTATTAACTGTATTAAGTTACATAACTGTATTCCAAAGAGTTAATTATGTATGGAACGAGTTAAACTAG
- a CDS encoding 2-amino-3,7-dideoxy-D-threo-hept-6-ulosonate synthase translates to MIGKKIRIERIINRKTGKCVIAPMDHGISGGPIPGIINMTETIDSVASGGANAVLMHKGMVINGHHGYGTDIGLIIHLSASTDLSVDPFHKVQVTSVEKALKLGADAVSVHVNIGSEKEPEMLHNTGKIAETCAEWGMPLLAMMYPRGPKIDNEHDPEVVKLAARVGAELGADIVKTNYTGDPDSFKEVVDGCPVPVIIAGGPKIETERQLFEMVYDAINVGGAGVAFGRNIFQAKDPAKMTRALVGVVHEKMTPDEALEILKE, encoded by the coding sequence ATGATTGGAAAAAAAATAAGAATTGAAAGAATAATAAACAGAAAAACAGGAAAATGCGTAATAGCACCAATGGATCATGGAATAAGTGGTGGACCAATACCAGGAATCATCAACATGACAGAAACAATCGACTCCGTGGCAAGCGGAGGAGCAAATGCAGTACTAATGCATAAAGGTATGGTAATTAACGGCCACCATGGCTACGGTACAGACATCGGATTAATAATACACCTATCAGCAAGTACCGACTTAAGTGTCGACCCATTCCACAAAGTACAAGTAACAAGTGTGGAAAAAGCATTGAAACTCGGGGCAGACGCCGTAAGTGTACATGTAAACATTGGAAGCGAAAAAGAACCGGAAATGTTACACAACACGGGTAAAATAGCAGAAACATGTGCAGAATGGGGAATGCCCCTATTAGCAATGATGTACCCACGTGGACCAAAAATCGATAACGAACACGACCCTGAAGTCGTAAAACTGGCAGCACGTGTAGGAGCAGAACTAGGTGCAGACATTGTAAAGACCAACTATACCGGAGATCCTGATTCATTCAAAGAAGTAGTGGACGGTTGTCCAGTACCGGTCATAATAGCAGGCGGACCAAAAATAGAAACCGAAAGACAACTGTTTGAAATGGTATACGATGCAATAAACGTTGGAGGAGCAGGAGTAGCATTCGGAAGAAACATATTCCAGGCAAAAGATCCTGCAAAAATGACACGTGCACTGGTAGGAGTTGTACATGAAAAAATGACTCCTGATGAAGCATTGGAAATCCTAAAAGAATAA
- the thpR gene encoding RNA 2',3'-cyclic phosphodiesterase, with amino-acid sequence MRAFLAIEIEDYIKDNIDRTQKIIKESDSARINYVKSQNIHLTLKFFGDIDEDKKKEICDVVNKVTSQYNEYKLKLVNVGAFRNINNPRVIWIGIKDKTTVDLIRELDSEFERIGFEKERSYTPHITIGRVKNINDKAKLKDTLKSLQKEYYGKMEVKEIHLKSSTLTPSGPIYKTEETFKLGK; translated from the coding sequence ATGCGTGCATTTCTAGCTATTGAGATTGAAGATTACATTAAGGATAACATTGACAGGACCCAGAAAATAATTAAGGAAAGTGATAGTGCAAGAATCAACTATGTCAAGAGTCAAAACATACACCTGACCCTTAAATTCTTTGGGGATATAGATGAAGATAAGAAAAAGGAGATATGTGATGTTGTTAATAAGGTTACAAGTCAGTATAATGAGTATAAATTGAAGCTGGTTAATGTTGGAGCATTTAGAAATATTAACAATCCACGCGTCATATGGATAGGAATAAAGGATAAGACAACTGTTGATTTAATAAGGGAATTGGACTCTGAATTTGAAAGGATTGGCTTTGAAAAGGAAAGAAGTTACACGCCACATATAACAATTGGAAGAGTAAAAAACATCAATGATAAAGCCAAGTTAAAGGATACTTTGAAATCACTACAGAAGGAATATTACGGTAAGATGGAAGTAAAGGAAATTCATTTGAAGTCAAGTACCCTGACACCTTCAGGGCCAATATATAAGACGGAAGAAACATTTAAGTTAGGAAAATAG
- a CDS encoding 3-dehydroquinate synthase II — protein sequence MKFAWVRPNGTWNERKEAIVSALESGFDHILDFDNAETIKELGDIKIVSNNEDSDILLLGFEEKITVDDVKKAIDKDKKVAAYIEINNKEDELLVSQLGTIADYVILKGKNWKVIPLENIIASLQKRTSKIMVDVTTYEEAKLALETMEHGSDGVLISSNDGNAIRKLGQLIEKSSTENYELKEATVTEVKSLGLGDRVCVDTCSMMEVGEGMLIGSFSTGLFLVHSESLESEYVASRPFRVNAGPVHAYIMTPGNKTRYLSEIQAGDEVLTVNSEGDTKTAIVGRVKIERRPLILIEAEYEGQKIRTLLQNAETIRLVSDKKEAVSVVDIKVGDKILAYFTTGARHFGMAIEEQIIEK from the coding sequence ATGAAATTTGCATGGGTAAGACCAAACGGTACCTGGAATGAACGTAAAGAAGCCATTGTAAGCGCACTTGAATCAGGCTTTGACCATATACTGGACTTTGATAATGCAGAAACAATCAAGGAACTGGGCGATATCAAAATAGTATCAAATAATGAAGATTCCGACATATTACTATTAGGCTTTGAAGAAAAAATCACAGTAGATGACGTTAAAAAGGCAATAGACAAAGATAAAAAAGTAGCGGCCTATATTGAAATCAACAACAAAGAAGACGAACTCCTGGTTTCCCAGTTAGGTACAATAGCAGATTATGTTATACTAAAAGGTAAAAACTGGAAAGTGATACCACTAGAAAACATCATAGCAAGCTTGCAGAAACGCACATCAAAGATAATGGTAGACGTTACCACATATGAAGAAGCAAAACTGGCACTTGAGACAATGGAACATGGATCAGATGGTGTTTTAATCTCATCAAACGATGGAAATGCCATAAGAAAACTAGGTCAACTGATAGAAAAGTCATCAACTGAAAACTATGAACTGAAAGAGGCCACAGTTACAGAGGTAAAATCCCTTGGATTGGGAGACCGTGTATGTGTAGATACATGTTCCATGATGGAAGTGGGTGAAGGAATGCTAATCGGTTCATTCTCAACCGGATTATTCCTGGTACACAGCGAATCATTAGAAAGTGAATATGTGGCAAGCCGCCCATTTAGAGTCAACGCCGGACCGGTACACGCATACATTATGACTCCGGGAAACAAGACAAGATACTTGTCTGAAATTCAGGCAGGAGATGAAGTATTAACGGTAAACAGTGAAGGCGACACTAAAACCGCAATAGTGGGCAGAGTAAAGATTGAAAGAAGACCACTCATATTAATCGAAGCGGAATATGAAGGTCAAAAAATAAGAACACTTCTACAGAATGCAGAGACAATCAGACTAGTAAGCGATAAAAAAGAAGCCGTATCCGTTGTCGACATCAAAGTTGGAGACAAGATACTGGCATACTTCACTACAGGTGCAAGACACTTTGGTATGGCCATCGAGGAACAGATTATTGAAAAATAA
- a CDS encoding UbiX family flavin prenyltransferase — protein MRVVVAITGASGVIYAIRLLEQLNKIDAECHLVISQIARDIICHETEYSVDDVIGLADYYYEEKDLTAKINSGSFYFDTCIIIPCSMKTLSAISTGYADNTITRVADVTLKERRKLIIVPRETPLRTVHLENMAKISREGAIVLPAMPGFYHNPKTIDNQIDFIVGKIFDILKINNKLFTKWKQ, from the coding sequence ATGAGAGTAGTTGTTGCAATTACTGGTGCCAGTGGTGTTATCTATGCCATCAGGTTACTTGAACAATTAAATAAGATAGATGCCGAGTGTCATCTTGTAATCAGTCAGATAGCAAGGGATATCATCTGTCATGAAACAGAATACAGTGTTGATGATGTTATAGGATTGGCCGATTATTATTATGAAGAAAAGGACTTGACGGCTAAAATCAACAGCGGATCATTCTATTTCGATACGTGCATCATTATTCCATGCAGTATGAAGACATTATCTGCCATCAGTACAGGTTATGCGGACAACACAATTACACGTGTAGCGGATGTGACCCTTAAGGAAAGAAGGAAGTTGATAATTGTTCCACGCGAAACACCACTTAGAACTGTTCATCTTGAAAACATGGCCAAGATAAGTAGAGAAGGAGCAATAGTACTTCCTGCTATGCCCGGATTTTATCATAACCCCAAAACAATTGATAATCAGATAGATTTCATTGTTGGAAAGATTTTTGATATTCTTAAAATTAATAATAAATTATTTACTAAATGGAAACAATAG